One Leptospira wolbachii serovar Codice str. CDC genomic region harbors:
- a CDS encoding sensor histidine kinase, whose amino-acid sequence MISKTRIYKLVFGFALILSPATFSLVAEPCGTMITSFERPVVLKTDWLFRKGDNLDWRDESVEESFWVKRSVPDYGISKTENLTGYHWYRCSFYLPENYTTPVEPIAVQLGRIRDIDEFYLNGTLIDKTGTVLPKMEVDFQKIRIYSLPTHLLKPGLNVMAIRIYAATNLNGLKEAPTIAKERLLREEVFSKEAFAMVCGYVFIFMGIYFLVGSIVRGRAGENFFFALFSIFMGIYVLIRTQHRDILFESFTWSYVTELLVLICLPVFFINFMHQYLKMKRNVVLLVYEVFLFALFVITLFFRTPKTWILVIALFNYALPVAMGLVIYLFVNNGKANIAKVKYILIGIASLLPTILIDSLSALEIISMPGTLYLGFLIFLVMISIQLSNDIVLGLENFIEQEKELIQMERVKTGFLINLSSEFKSGMEKIKKAIDNISSNHGKNISKEPTKVSTKSAAKKKTKPKSGSKQELDPIKQAEDHISYMSYMVEEAILLRKLEDKTYIPFYETFSVSELIRHCVSNVENHLEQHRKTTSIEVKPNDLEVFFPKELFFCILRNLIENAYQYTDPKTDISIEFFNRDGYHQLIVMDEGMGLSQLEMETIFQKFVRGYRDKKNEIPGAGIGLTLVEATTKFLGGTVSLKSSEGMGAKFTIRIPEKPKK is encoded by the coding sequence ATGATTTCGAAAACCCGTATTTACAAACTAGTATTCGGGTTCGCATTGATTTTGTCACCAGCTACTTTCAGTTTGGTGGCGGAACCTTGCGGGACCATGATCACATCCTTCGAAAGACCAGTAGTTTTAAAAACAGATTGGTTATTTAGGAAGGGTGATAACTTAGATTGGCGCGATGAGTCAGTTGAAGAATCTTTCTGGGTCAAACGATCTGTCCCCGATTATGGAATTTCAAAAACAGAAAACCTAACAGGATATCACTGGTATCGGTGTTCATTCTATTTACCAGAAAACTATACTACTCCTGTAGAACCCATCGCAGTCCAACTCGGTCGGATTCGAGATATTGATGAGTTTTATCTGAATGGAACTTTGATCGATAAAACAGGAACCGTTTTACCAAAAATGGAAGTGGACTTCCAAAAAATTCGAATTTATTCCCTACCAACTCACCTTCTCAAACCTGGCCTGAATGTAATGGCAATTCGCATCTACGCCGCGACCAATCTAAATGGACTGAAAGAAGCTCCCACGATTGCCAAAGAACGCCTATTACGCGAAGAAGTTTTTTCGAAAGAAGCCTTTGCAATGGTTTGCGGTTATGTATTCATATTTATGGGGATATATTTTCTAGTAGGTTCCATTGTTCGCGGCCGAGCAGGAGAAAACTTTTTCTTTGCTCTTTTTTCCATATTTATGGGAATCTATGTTCTGATCAGAACCCAACATCGCGATATTTTATTTGAAAGTTTTACTTGGTCTTATGTTACAGAACTTTTAGTTCTTATCTGCCTTCCTGTATTTTTTATCAACTTCATGCATCAGTATCTAAAGATGAAACGGAATGTTGTGTTACTTGTATATGAAGTATTCCTTTTTGCTTTATTTGTAATCACTTTATTCTTTAGAACTCCTAAGACTTGGATTTTGGTGATTGCTCTTTTTAATTATGCCTTACCAGTGGCAATGGGTCTTGTGATTTATCTATTTGTCAACAATGGCAAAGCAAACATTGCAAAAGTAAAATATATTCTAATTGGTATCGCCTCTTTATTGCCTACCATTCTGATCGATAGTCTTTCCGCTTTAGAAATCATTTCGATGCCAGGAACTCTTTATTTAGGATTTTTGATATTTCTTGTAATGATTTCAATCCAACTTTCGAACGACATCGTTTTGGGTTTAGAGAATTTTATCGAACAAGAAAAAGAACTGATCCAAATGGAACGAGTGAAAACAGGATTTCTTATCAATTTGTCCTCGGAATTCAAATCGGGAATGGAGAAAATCAAGAAGGCAATCGACAATATATCCTCCAATCACGGGAAAAATATTTCCAAAGAACCAACCAAAGTATCTACAAAATCTGCAGCTAAGAAGAAAACCAAACCTAAATCTGGTTCCAAACAAGAGTTAGATCCTATAAAACAAGCTGAAGACCATATTTCTTACATGAGTTATATGGTAGAAGAAGCAATTCTCTTACGAAAATTAGAAGACAAAACATACATACCTTTCTATGAAACTTTCTCAGTATCAGAATTGATTAGACACTGCGTTTCGAATGTTGAAAACCATTTAGAACAACACAGAAAAACTACTTCTATCGAAGTAAAACCGAATGATTTAGAAGTATTTTTTCCAAAGGAATTGTTCTTTTGTATCTTAAGAAATCTTATTGAAAATGCCTACCAATACACCGATCCAAAAACTGACATCAGCATAGAGTTTTTTAACCGCGATGGTTATCACCAACTCATTGTTATGGATGAGGGTATGGGTCTAAGCCAACTAGAAATGGAAACTATCTTTCAAAAGTTTGTCAGAGGATACCGTGATAAAAAAAATGAAATCCCAGGTGCTGGTATTGGTTTAACTTTAGTTGAGGCCACAACAAAATTTCTTGGTGGGACAGTGAGTTTAAAATCAAGTGAAGGTATGGGAGCCAAATTCACTATTCGTATCCCGGAGAAACCTAAAAAATGA
- a CDS encoding FliG C-terminal domain-containing protein has translation MKSSSGSNKAALAYQILGRYLPDEVFSHLSDSEIESLLLKVESNPSPTKGQEKDILLSFTRFLQKKGNSRNSNQIGLGYPKPGPMGTPSEILKGGYTNYNDNTKSAGMSGTGGGGYTNSNDSPKQRGKTESTFGNPLDEGGYANSEHPDTNELYSLLQEILKEEDSKSGVPLWPELPSYSLEMLRNLTMDESPEVVARILSFSDPETASEVLAEYPENHREDIILALSEIDYHSDRERDQLERFLRFKMELIQKKMPVSKIRSRKAKTAGEILTRLPFLPSQNLIERIQKKSPEYAETIVEHYFRLEDLLHLGRTSLTRFFSEIHPLVLACALKGVETDFRDQVYSNLESWLVKEIKIEWDSLGPVSLAEIEEAQKGILDRLREAMDEGKVKLWRLK, from the coding sequence ATGAAATCTTCTTCCGGATCCAATAAAGCAGCCCTGGCCTACCAAATCTTAGGTCGCTATTTACCGGATGAAGTGTTCTCTCATTTGAGCGATTCCGAAATCGAATCTCTCCTCTTAAAAGTCGAATCCAATCCATCCCCAACGAAAGGGCAGGAAAAAGACATCCTCCTTTCCTTCACCCGCTTCCTCCAAAAAAAGGGGAACTCTCGAAACTCGAACCAGATTGGTTTGGGATATCCGAAACCAGGACCGATGGGCACTCCCAGCGAGATTCTGAAGGGTGGATATACGAATTACAACGATAACACAAAATCCGCAGGTATGTCTGGAACCGGCGGCGGCGGTTATACGAATAGCAATGATTCCCCGAAACAAAGGGGGAAAACCGAATCCACATTCGGAAATCCACTAGACGAGGGTGGATATGCGAATAGCGAACATCCAGACACAAATGAATTGTATTCCCTCCTACAAGAGATCTTAAAAGAGGAAGATTCCAAATCGGGAGTTCCCCTTTGGCCAGAGCTTCCGAGTTATTCCTTGGAAATGCTCCGAAATCTGACCATGGACGAATCTCCAGAGGTTGTGGCCCGAATTCTCAGCTTTTCTGATCCGGAAACTGCCTCTGAGGTTTTGGCCGAATATCCGGAAAATCATCGGGAAGATATCATTTTAGCCCTTTCCGAAATTGACTACCATTCGGACCGGGAAAGGGACCAATTAGAGCGTTTCCTTCGGTTCAAAATGGAACTCATCCAGAAAAAAATGCCCGTTTCAAAGATCCGCAGCCGCAAAGCAAAAACAGCGGGGGAAATTCTCACTAGACTTCCTTTTTTACCATCTCAAAATTTAATTGAACGAATTCAGAAAAAAAGCCCAGAATATGCCGAAACTATAGTAGAACACTACTTTCGTTTGGAAGACCTCCTTCATTTAGGAAGGACGAGCCTCACTCGGTTCTTTTCTGAGATCCATCCTCTTGTCCTTGCTTGCGCATTGAAAGGAGTGGAAACAGATTTTCGTGATCAAGTATATTCCAATTTGGAATCTTGGCTTGTGAAAGAAATTAAGATCGAATGGGATTCGTTAGGTCCTGTCTCTTTAGCAGAAATCGAAGAAGCCCAAAAGGGAATCTTGGATAGACTACGAGAGGCAATGGATGAAGGCAAAGTGAAACTCTGGAGATTGAAGTAA
- the fliH gene encoding flagellar assembly protein FliH, whose protein sequence is MAKLVFKPIQIADLQEEVEIQLPDKYKKFHKTDEQEDFEIDQEGNIIEQYQGPSIEEIEAELQRYRQETEEQVRQLLEDAKKQAKAIEEEGRTKAFQMVQDSKEKIKLEEDSGRAKAEQILDRAKMEVERMIKEAEMKQAEIEHEAYQKGYDAGREVGFKKGQGEVRRLIDRLGTIIGKAIDIREEMIAASEKQMVEMILVIARKVIKDEIIERKEIVLNNIREAMKRIKDRDRIDIRVNFADLELTTAHKDELIKLMESLRKVNIYEDSRVDRGGVIIETDVGAIDARISTQLKEIEEAIRNVEPI, encoded by the coding sequence ATGGCAAAACTCGTCTTTAAACCCATTCAAATTGCCGACTTACAAGAAGAAGTTGAGATTCAACTTCCTGATAAGTACAAAAAGTTCCATAAGACCGACGAACAAGAAGACTTCGAGATAGACCAAGAAGGGAATATCATCGAACAATACCAAGGTCCTTCAATCGAAGAGATCGAAGCGGAACTACAAAGGTATCGTCAAGAGACAGAAGAACAAGTCCGTCAATTATTAGAAGATGCCAAAAAACAAGCCAAAGCCATTGAAGAAGAAGGAAGGACCAAAGCCTTCCAAATGGTTCAAGACTCTAAAGAAAAAATTAAATTAGAAGAAGACTCCGGCCGTGCCAAAGCAGAACAGATCTTAGATCGTGCGAAGATGGAAGTCGAACGTATGATCAAAGAAGCCGAAATGAAACAGGCAGAGATCGAACACGAAGCTTACCAAAAAGGTTACGATGCAGGTCGTGAAGTAGGATTTAAAAAAGGCCAAGGGGAAGTGAGACGACTCATTGACCGACTAGGAACTATCATTGGTAAGGCGATTGATATTCGTGAAGAAATGATTGCTGCTTCTGAAAAACAAATGGTAGAGATGATTCTTGTCATCGCAAGGAAAGTAATTAAAGACGAAATTATTGAACGTAAAGAGATAGTGCTTAACAATATCCGTGAAGCAATGAAACGAATTAAAGATCGAGACCGAATTGATATTCGTGTTAACTTTGCGGACTTGGAACTCACAACAGCACACAAAGACGAACTTATCAAACTTATGGAATCTCTCCGAAAGGTCAATATCTACGAAGATTCTCGAGTGGACCGTGGCGGAGTTATCATCGAAACAGATGTGGGAGCGATCGATGCAAGGATCTCTACACAGCTCAAAGAAATCGAAGAGGCCATTCGAAACGTCGAACCGATATGA